One part of the Moorena sp. SIOASIH genome encodes these proteins:
- a CDS encoding Hsp20/alpha crystallin family protein, which produces MRFKLSIIYICQYLDVRVTEQAVSISGKRWSETSTQENGMKRSEFRYGKFQPVIPLPTRIQHDQVKADYTNGILSLSLPKAESEKQKVFKVNLS; this is translated from the coding sequence TTGAGATTCAAATTATCTATTATCTATATTTGTCAATATCTTGATGTTCGGGTGACAGAGCAAGCCGTGTCTATTAGTGGTAAGCGTTGGTCTGAAACTAGTACTCAAGAAAATGGGATGAAACGCTCAGAATTCCGTTATGGTAAGTTTCAGCCGGTGATTCCCTTGCCAACACGGATTCAACACGATCAGGTGAAAGCTGATTACACTAATGGCATCTTGAGCCTGAGTTTGCCGAAAGCAGAATCAGAAAAGCAAAAAGTATTCAAAGTTAATCTAAGTTAG
- a CDS encoding recombinase family protein: MIKCERTPSGIRLFETTSLLSLGKRKGIREATICYCRVSSSKQRDDLLRQVAYMHSLFPEAEIIQDVGYWLNYKRKGLRAILERLMCGDQLTIVVACRDRLTRFGFELIEYLVGINGGKIMVLDQPESCL; encoded by the coding sequence ATTATCAAATGTGAACGAACACCAAGCGGAATTAGGCTCTTTGAAACAACAAGTCTGCTCAGCCTTGGAAAAAGAAAAGGAATCAGAGAAGCTACCATCTGTTATTGCCGAGTCAGTAGTAGCAAACAAAGAGACGACCTCCTCAGACAAGTCGCCTATATGCACTCCTTGTTTCCAGAAGCCGAAATCATCCAAGACGTCGGCTATTGGCTCAACTACAAAAGGAAAGGGCTTAGAGCCATACTGGAACGACTTATGTGCGGCGATCAGCTCACAATTGTTGTTGCCTGTCGAGACAGACTTACCCGATTTGGGTTTGAACTCATTGAATACTTGGTCGGTATCAACGGTGGAAAAATCATGGTTCTCGACCAACCTGAAAGTTGTCTTTGA